A stretch of the Aegilops tauschii subsp. strangulata cultivar AL8/78 chromosome 4, Aet v6.0, whole genome shotgun sequence genome encodes the following:
- the LOC109741165 gene encoding uncharacterized protein, whose product MRGLSRLGVGLTVVSALLLLALAAELYYLLVHKRRQRRRAAAVSDAASSPSSSRELLQLFCFKKPPALASTYAQEPTQAVAEVVVDEDEDEDDETVEAQLMRLGSLVGPPRLLFTIKEETKEDLESEDGRSRCGRSRSLGDLLHCSETPYLTPASSPLPPAMEKSYNPLFESPAASPAAVAASPPPKLQFLKDAEEKLYRRALAEEAKRARGSPSPSPAAGEEDGGGYITIVVGKNTRVIPLPSPPGSA is encoded by the coding sequence ATGCGGGGTTTGAGTAGGCTTGGCGTCGGGCTCACGGTGGTGtccgcgctcctcctcctcgcgctCGCCGCCGAGCTCTACTACCTCCTCGTGCACAAGCGCCGCCAGCGacgacgcgccgccgccgtctccgacgccgcctcctcgccctcctcctcccgCGAGCTGCTCCAGCTCTTCTGCTTCAAGAAGCCGCCCGCGCTCGCCTCCACCTACGCGCAGGAGCCGACCCAAGCCGTGGCCGAGGTCGTCgtcgacgaggacgaggacgaggacgacgagaCGGTGGAGGCGCAGCTGATGCGGCTGGGCAGTCTCGTCGGCCCGCCGCGGCTGCTCTTCACCATCAAGGAGGAGACCAAGGAGGACCTCGAGTCCGAGGACGGCCGGAGCAGGTGCGGGAGGAGCCGGAGCCTCGGCGACCTGCTGCATTGCTCCGAGACGCCGTACCTCACGCCCGCCTCCTCGCCCCTCCCGCCGGCCATGGAGAAATCGTACAACCCGCTGTTCGAGTCCCCGGCGGCGAGCCCGGCCGCGGTGGCGGCGTCGCCGCCGCCCAAGCTCCAGTTCCTCAAGGACGCGGAGGAGAAGCTGTACCGGCGGGCACTGGCCGAGGAGGCGAAGAGGGCGCGGGGGTctccgtcgccgtcgccggcggccggcgaggaggacggcggcgggtACATCACCATCGTGGTGGGGAAGAACACCCGGGTCATCCCCTTGCCCTCGCCTCCCGGCAGCGCCTGA